The Pseudomonas leptonychotis genomic sequence TTTGTTATGGATGGTGCGAACTATAGCCAGCGGGTACGTCTGCTTGATCCCTCGAAAGTGTGATTTGCAGTCCCCAGGCACTCTGGCTCGCAGGTTTCGGCGTATGTAGCACAGCCGGCAAAGCCAAGAATGGCTTGGAACGAGCAATTAGCAAGCCAAACGCTTGTTTGACTGAGCAGTCACTGAAAACGACTCTGTTCGCCGCTAATAGAACAGCCATCACAGGCGCGCAGAACACAGTCAAAAAACATTATCTGATCGGCTGAAAGCCCTTACCCAAAAGGCTCTGAGCATATTCACCTGCCAATACAGCATCGGGCGAGGCCTGCGCCTCACCCGTTACAAAAAAGCTTAAAGAGTGGATAAAAATGGACTGCCGGCTGCCTGCCACTGGACGATATCCAGGCGAATACGTTTCTTATCCAGCTTGCCGACACTGGTTTTGGGAACTTCGGTAACAAGCGCAATCTGCGACGGTATCGCCCACTTATTAATGCTGCCTTGATCGACAAAAGGCTTGAGGTGTTCCTTCAGAGCTTTGGCGTCCAGACTTTGTCCTTCATGCACCACCAGCAGAGCAAAAGGCCGCTCGCCCCATTGCGGATCGACCACACCCACCACAGCCACTTCGCGCACAGCCGGGTGGCGACTGATCAAATCCTCCAGCTCTAGGGAGGAAATCCACTCACCGCCCGTTTTGATCACATCCTTGATGCGGTCGCGAATGTCGATAAAGCCGAAGTCATCGATCGTGGCCACGTCACCTGTGTGCAACCAACCGTGCTGCCACAGCTCCGCACCTTTCTCCGGCTCGCGGAAATAGCCTTGAGTCAGCCACGGCGCACGCAACACTAACTCACCCTGACTTTCGCCATCGGCGGGCAATAGGGTGCCGTCGGCGGACATGATGGCGGCCTCCACCAGCGGTACAGGTACGCCAGCTTTGATTCGGTAGGTGGTGCGTTCGTCCTCGCTGCCCGCAAGCATTTCATCATTGATGTGCGCACAGGAGATCAATGGGCAGGTTTCCGACATGCCATAGGCGGCGGTCAATTGAATCCCGCGCGCTTTGGCGGCGTCATACAGCGAACGGGTCAGCGCGCTACCACCGATGATCATTTTCAACCCAGCAAAATCTTGCCCCTGGGCGCCGGGTGCATTCATCACCATCTGCAGAATGGTCGGCACACAATGGGAGAACGTGACCTTCTCGTCCTTGATCAGCTTGCACAGCAGATCCGGCTCATAACGCCCCGGATAGACCTGCTTGATCCCCAACATGGTCGCCACATACGGAATGCCCCAGGCGTGCACGT encodes the following:
- a CDS encoding fatty acid--CoA ligase, with the translated sequence MLKTRLIKPADNAHQAPLLIKRLLLSGIRYEKTREIVYRDQLRYSYATLNERIARLANVLTEAGVKAGDTVAVMDWDSHRYLECMFAIPMIGAVLHTINIRLSADQILYTMNHADDKFVLVNSEFVPLYKGIEGQLTTVEKTILLTDAAEKTADLGGLVGEYETLLAAASPRYDFPDFDENSVATTFYTTGTTGNPKGVYFSHRQLVLHTMAEASVLGSLDSIRLLGTNDVYMPITPMFHVHAWGIPYVATMLGIKQVYPGRYEPDLLCKLIKDEKVTFSHCVPTILQMVMNAPGAQGQDFAGLKMIIGGSALTRSLYDAAKARGIQLTAAYGMSETCPLISCAHINDEMLAGSEDERTTYRIKAGVPVPLVEAAIMSADGTLLPADGESQGELVLRAPWLTQGYFREPEKGAELWQHGWLHTGDVATIDDFGFIDIRDRIKDVIKTGGEWISSLELEDLISRHPAVREVAVVGVVDPQWGERPFALLVVHEGQSLDAKALKEHLKPFVDQGSINKWAIPSQIALVTEVPKTSVGKLDKKRIRLDIVQWQAAGSPFLSTL